TTTTATCGCCGACAGCAGATTAATGTAAAAATAGGTTCTTACCGAAAATTAGTCAATTAGATATAACAGCGCTAAAACCCCTAAAGCACACAACAGACTAAATCACTAATTTATTTGAGATGACAAATAATGTGACACTATAATTGACAGAAAAATACTAAAATGGAGCTGTATTTACCCGAAGACAAACAATGTGTATAATAATAGAAAATGTTGTACAGGTTCTCGGGACTGTCCCTACTCCAGTACAATGATTCGTCGTTTGCTATGTTTATCATAATTGATGATGGGTGCGAGGCAAAGCAGTATAGAGCATGCGAAATTGTTAAGATCAACCGCTTAATACCGGGACTTTTTGCTTGCGCGTTTGAACAACACTAGATGTAAGCGAACAACGTTTGAACTTCTGTCTACTCCTAGCCTTTTTATTTGTACACAAATCTGACATTTGTGGTTCTGATCTTTGTTTTTTGATCATTATCTTAACGTAATTTATCAGGTAACGAGTATGCCCTTGCGTGCGAGGCATGAACGTGGAAAAGTTGCGTGATAGAAGATTACTTGTTCAAATAAATTGCGTAAAAAACATTTGGACACTATATTGGGAAAAGTATAAGCTTGtcgttttaataaaacttacaTTCTGCTTCCCCGTCTTAACCAGCAACGTCATTTAACCAGCCAGGTTATATAGAGGACGCAAAGAAAGTTTAATGAAATGCAATGCAATGCAATGCTAAACCTGGTAAATTTAAGTGCAGCAAAGATCAATGAGAACTAATGTGGACAAAAAACTACgaccaattaattatttatcaaagaaatttatttttataacagatTAACCACagcatttcaaacaaatttacgAGTCGACCGCACGCAATGGTCATCGCCTTCTTTTCACACTCAGCTAACTTGtctgaagaaaacaaaatgcattATCACTGTTTGGTTTACTAATTTCATTTATGTTGATACAAGAAATGTCTTTTTCTGCCAGTTCTCGTGCACGAGGTTGAACTGGTCGTTGAACCAACTGCAACGTAACTCTCACGATGAGATAATCAACAATCTATAAAGGGAGACTCGctttgtgttgttttaatttataaatatcAGCAACAATCAGTCCACGATATTATGATCGTTCACGTACTTGAGCGAGATTAAGAATACTATAATAGAATTGCATTAACAATATTGTCTTGCTACTGTATTTCAAGAAATCAACTGTAAGCTACTGACCGAAAATGTATGATGAACAAACGATAATTTTCAAACTCTTATAACTATAACAGTTCACAACCAGCATGTCGTGTATTGGCGCCGAGTGGTCTGACTGCTATAAACGAACTTATAATCATCAATTGAAATGCAGGCTTATACGGCCAGCCTACTGTCGGCATTTAAAAACACTGTGATCTATCCCTTCAGAAATATGCGGTTAAGGCTTGTTCATGACGTTTGTGTCTGAAATTAACTGCAGCCATGTTCTAGAGTAGATTAATGTCGTGGTGTCGTATACATCCAAATACGGAAAGTATGGAGGTCAAACCTTCAGTTCAGAGTTCGCTAAGTTGTTCACTACATTCCAAGAAAAATGAAGGATCAAAAGGTGACCTTAGAGTATTTCAACGTTAAGTGAATCTTTAATGTCAATACACAACCAGCTAATGATTGTAGAGAATCTACAAGAGGTTTCTGTTGTCGCATAATCCTCATGGTTGTGAAGAATATTTTCAGATTATTAAATATTTCGCAAATACTTAAATATATATAGCAGTCATGCATAGCATAAAACGTTATAGGCTACATAAGACTGCCTTTGAAATATTACCAAAAGAAACATAAACTGTTTGATGGAATGAATCAAACGAGAAAAGTTATTTTCCACAAATGAGGATCAAGTTGAAACGTTTGACTTCAAACGATAACAATAAAGCTGCTTTACCGTGTGGTGTTTCCAGCGATAAACAATAACAACGCTTTACCGTTTACCGTGTAGTGTTGCGCAAATGAACGTGTGGTATCATGAATTAAATAGGCACTTAACCCGAACCCAGTGATAAGAAACAAAtcaaaaggttttattttcctATAAATAAGCTTAGCATTCAAACCAAGGTATTTACTTGGTATCCCATGTTGAGGTAACTGgtcaaatttttaaagttcATTCGAAAAGTTTTTCTATAGTCAGCAACAGTGCAAACAGATGGATTCATTGTGGCAGAAACGCCAGAAAAATGACGGCCAGTGCAAGAGAAAACGCGGACTGTCGTTCGACCCTTTCTTtgcaagaaacaaaaaagaggTCACCAAGGTATGAATCTTATCAAACATGTTAGTTTGTATTATGTAGGTTGTGGCCAAACGATTTGTAAAACCTAAGCTTATAGAGGTCCATGTAAATTTTGATAATTATGATGATGTGTTTCTCTAACTGATGTTTAAAGTTTTAGCTTAAATTTCCAGGTACCCAATGCAGACAATTTCCAACAAAGTTGGAACTTTAAACAAACCCGCACGCGATCAACATCAATAACACTGGGTATGATGGTAAGCGAAGCAAGCGATGTGGACGAAGAATCCGATTTTTCCTTCACGTCTTGCATAGACAGTGACACAAGCATAGAATCTGTGCTTGATACTTCAGTCACTCCTCCAGCAACAACGAAGAGGAGATTGTTCGGATTCAGCTTCCGAGGCCTAGCGAAAGCGGAGAAACGAGTCAAGAAAAGTGTGGTTACTCCGGTACGAAACGTGGCATTAAGAATTGTAAGCAGAGTGACACCATCCAACATCTTGAGGACGCCGACTGGAGCCTTTTCGTcgaataaaaattcaaaccgGAAGAAGGAGGGTAAAGAAGCCGCAACGTCACGCCTGCCCAAATTGTCCGTGGATTACCAATCCGATTCGGACGTTACTCCAACAAAAGAGAACTTGGCAAGAAAGGAGGAGCAAGAAAATGCCGGATGCAGGTACACAGTTTGTAGtaaatttttgtgtatatAGAAACTatgatttattgaaataatcTGGTACGCCGTTAGACGTTTGTGAATCACAAACCATTTTAAACATCAGTCCAGAAAAGTGTAATAGATTAAGCGTAACACCACACAATCCtagaaaaaattaatcaagCGCATATGTTAGTTGTTGTGTGTTCTGTGGCTTGAATTCTTGTTGAGTagccaaatttgttgtttgttgcagGACAAGCGAAAGGATTAAATGATATCAAAGTTAGTACCGGGTATTACAGCGGAAACATAAACAAACTACGTTTTTGCCTTTGGTCATCTGGCATCTTTTAAATGTCTTTAGTCACGCAAACGTAACCTTCTGTGCACGACATGGTCATTGATAAAATCAAACTATTCTCAAAGCGCCATTGAGACTAAGTACATTCTTTTAATGTATTACACATTATCCTAACTTACAGTTGCAGTTATAGACGTTTAAGAGCAGCTTATCGTTGTCGCATTCctttttaatgataacagccAATAACCTACAAAACGTCATCACGTCAGTCTATTCACAAAACCACATTGAATTTATTTCACGAGCTACAGTAACGCAATTTGGTTGACGTCTGTATAAAACTTTGGCTTACTTGTACGTAAGGAAATCCGTTGTAGAGAAATTTACAGGTGCATTAAAACGAAATTAAGAGATTATTCGATCGTAACTTAGTAATCAATTATTATCATAAACGTTAATGTTAGGATAATATTGAGTGGTCATGCTGTTTTAGGTAGAATCAACCGGTCGCTGCCATAAGTACATCTGGAAGAAATATGTGGACCGCTGGAAGCATGCATAAGTGTTGCTTTCTCAGTGTCGCCGCTGGTAAATCGCTAGATAGTTTACGGTGTATAACTCAAATAGCAAAGCTGATAAATGAATTGATACTGCGCTATATTTAGCGCTCTAGTATATGGTGACAACATGGCAACAGATAAACAGTATTGTCAAGCTTTACATGCATTAATTAACGTGGGTGAAGACCAACTTTTAATACTAAATATCTAACTGCTATGGTTGTTAGTATTACCAAGATCATGCCCAGGGCATAAAAAGGTATTGCTTGAAACGTGTAGCCATGTGGGAACATTTCTAATTATCATTGAAGACCagactgtttttttttgctttcacCTCCCAGTTGATATCTCTGCGATATCGTTTATAGTAAAATGAGCTTCAATATTTCCTTGTTTTCTCGCAGACAGGTGTGACGTTATAGCTTAGCGAAAGGTTACTTTATACTTTCAAGTAGTTATTTGCTTTCGCGTGCAAGCAAACTTATCGTTCAATCTGTAAAATAGAGAGAGACTAAAAATGAGACTCATCAGTGCGGAGATTGTTTTCTCTTTATAATAAACCACGCTTTGGCAGAAGACAATGTTGCCCTGGAGATATTCAAGGAAAGCTCGCTTGGTTTATAAGGAGCGCACAAGCTGACAGACCTTCAGATTGTCAATTTAGTCAACAGTTAAGCATAAAGCAGTTGGCAGATTAAGAGTTTAAGAAAACTCATTGGAAAGGATATTTTCTATGCATGCATCAATGCAATGACCTCAAGTTGAAGCGTTCGATAATAACAAGTATCATATCTTTTATTTCAGACGTACCTGTTCAGTGAAAACATCTAAGCACACTAGAAATATCACAATGCCTGTAGCAATCGGCAGCTCGGACTTATTTCGTCTTCCATCGAAACGGCATCACCGCCAAGATTCGGAAAATTCGTTTGATTTCTCTGGCAGCTATAAGAACGACACCAGCATCGTTCAAAAGAAGCGCCGAAGTGACTTTCATCCGTAagtttaaatatgtttttattaagtTATTTGTTAGTTGATAACACGTAATTTAACTAACTTAGTAAAGgtaagtgttatactttttttattatttgttttgttagcTTTCAAACAAgttatattataatattttattttgtaatcacAGGTTGAATGCTTTGAAAAGTACCAAAACGACCACTTCGGTCGAAACACTTCGGGAATTTcttaaaaagaaatgtaagtATTTCTATTCCAACGTAGCATTTGCATTAGCATTTGTGCATATGCAATAGAATTTAGCCTTGCATTCTTACTCACCCTAGAATGCGATACATCGTTATCTGTCACCACCATCGGTTTTCTCGCACGCAAGGCCGTGAGGTGAATGTAGCTTCAAGGCAACTTTTTTCACAGAgtttattttctatttctAGCTCAAACAATGGCCTTCCGCGCTTTCCTGCAGAAAGAATTCAGTGAAGAAAACTTAGATTTTTGGACCGAGGTTGAAACATACAAGAAACAAAAAGCCAGCAAGCAAGCTAAACTTGCACCAGTAATCTACAAAACTTACATTGCTGTCAATGCCCCCAAAGAGGTGAAtatctttttttcaaaacattggTTCCTGCTACATCTACATACTCAGTCACACTTACATCGCTATCAGATTAAACCGGGGCGGTTCAATAAGAACTAATCATTACTTCGCCAAACGAATTGAAATCTTGTTTAAATTACGCGTGGTTTTGTCATTCCTATCTGTAATTAGACTTCAAATTATATCCCAATGCTttattgaaacatttcaagctgTACTGATAGCTTGTCATGGTGGGATTGGGATTTTGTAGCGAACATgttgtgtttatttgttattggACATAATATCCGTGGTAAAGATAGTCTTAGGCTTGACCGCATGTGCACGACATGCATACTTTGAACCGTCCCTGCTAGTTATAGTCAGGaggaaatatttatttataaagacacgttttttaaaacttgttttctcTTTTAGATTAACATCGACTCTTCCACGAGAAGAAGCACAACGCATAACCTTCAACATCCCGACAATACCACATTTGATCTCGCTCAGGAGCGCGTTTATCAATTGATGGAGCGCGACTCCTTCCGCCGTTTCTTAGTCAAAGAATGGAAGAATGAAAACGAAGTCAGAAAGTCTTCCGATAAACTCAAGCTTCCTgctaaaattacaacaaaatctttgacCTCCAAGCAAGAGCATAAGAAATCGAAATCCGAAAGAATGTCCGCTCCAGAAGTTGACTTCAGTTTGATGACTGAAGCTAACAACActgaaagaagaaaaagaaagttttctttctaggccgttaaaaattcttttgctTGGATTTTTTTTCAACGTGCATTGGTTGTCAACATTGTgagatttatttttgcttgctGGTCGAGAGCATTCAATCATCAATTTTTTTGTCTATAAACTGTGATTGTTGGAAGCATAACTGTGATTccttttttgttcatttttccgtgttttctttttctattttacaaaaataaacataaaaatattcaaaaatattgtttccGGTATCTTTCATGAGATTAAGAGGTGCAGAAGTAAACTCAATATACGAAGTGCGGAAGATTTTTTGATGACAAAGTAATTCGCCGTAATTAGGACTTTGCCGAGAGCGTAAGACTTCTTACAGTGCCAAGTAACAGACGAAACCAATTATAACTAAAGATATATCCACGTACATACTTTAAATGTCAAAGCAGTTTAATCCGCCTAGGCATTCGTTGCATCTCTAATCTATCCCTTATAAGGTAGACAACATAGCTGTAAAACACAACACAGTCAAATCGTCTCGCAAATGTCTTGTGGAGAGAGTTTGCCCAAAGCTAGTTGTAAACTTGTAAGGGATTTgcgcaaaaaaaatttaacttacttATCATCCGATGCAATGAAGTGTTTTCAATTTGCTTCAAAAACTGCTGCAAAAAATTGTTACAGAAAAACCCCAAGATCTTGTCATCCGTGTTTGAACACACAACTAATATTAAGGCATGTTTTagtttgcaaaacgtttttaatCCGTTATGTACTCTTACAAAACAAAGACCACGCTAAGATAGAGAACTGATAATTACAAAACGCACAAATAAGCAAATGCCTTTTTATACACAAGTTTTAATACAGTCTCAAATCCATTTAATGTTGCACCAAATAGCAAGAGCGAGCCgcaagtaaaaaattaatcgCGTGATACGCACCCGCTTTAGATTAgaacagtggttcttaaactggggggcgcgagagatgacaaaactgtctattatatgagctatgtctaaacatgctttcttgactttcgctataggttcatttttactaaaattttaaagtgtgtcacgatggcaattgtatttttgaaatttgattctgaaatacgtcaattgttacTTCATAATATTTGGTGTCTCTCCGCGttgaagcgtattgttttcCTTTACTCATTCATGCAATCCTAGCTCGACTAACGGTTCTCTTTTAGCGCGACctgtttttctcacaacgggggggcggtgtaacaagaaaaacttttaccaatgtatcacttgtagaaatacttaatttacactaaatgcattttctttaggtTTACAAtaatgatgtatacaggaaaccagatgtttttgctactaacctgtaaatatccgatcagtttacgacgtataattttcgagtcattaacgattgaaaacttgtgtgcagtgtcggccacacataataaaaatatagtaatgtcgcgcacccggtttaaatacggtaaaaccaacgtcagccaatattaaaaccgtaaaatgaagtaaaacttaagtttagtattgatttaataaccagatattttagtaattaaactaattgtattgagtggaaaaaagagaaagtatgaccaaaattttCTGACGTATGGCTgtatagataccacagtgaacgaAAAATTCGTaccgcaatgcgtgatatgcttagaaaagctaagcaacgacgttttgagaccaagtcgtttgcagcgtcatcttcatgaatataaagacaaaacctaggaacaaacttgactgtgcagccgacctaagatgtgcattatcttccacaaagcctcgaattaaacgtttggtttcccaaaaacaattacatccttctcattaatgaaagttaattgaaaataaattgttgttttgtttaatgcttttttattttgcaatgaggggggcgcgaaatttttaggtaccgtcaaggggggcgtgtgccaaaaagtttaagaacccctggaTTAGAAGTTCAAAAGGTATATATAGTCTAATCATAATAAATAGCTAATCTAATGATATTAGGTGGAAAAAATTGCATATACGTAAATCCAATTGCTTCGTGAACGAAAAGCCGATATGAGACGAATTGGACGCTATTTTAATTGCAACAGGATGTTTCGTGCAGAAATTAATCTTGGAAATATACCAGAATTTTTAGCTTGCGTCATGATCCCGGGCCATTAACAGACCAAGTAAAACGATCTTGCATATAAATCAAAGCAAGGGATGCAGCTCTGTATGTAGTTGAGGCGACTTCCTGGAATTTTCCATTCAGTCTAACTTGCACAACTCACAAAGAATGTCCGGTTCAAGCTCTTCATGGCAACCATTACCAGTGAACTTTGTAACTCTCCTGGGTACAGGAACCAATCATGGTGGCACTAGGCGTGACATTAAAGTATGCCACAAACATTTAGGAAAGTTATAAGAAATCAATTGAAAAGTGATTATCTGTCGGACAACCATGTCTCCACCAAGGATCTCTGGCTATGCAGACTTTTGATAAACAAAGGAAGTATGTCTCCGATTCAAGTGCATCGAAACGAGCTATAGATAATGTTTCTCAGTACTGGTACTTGCAGTAGGCGAAGAGTGATAGCAATGGGTTGTTATTGATGCTGGATTTTAAATGCATGCGtcacttttattttgattgcATGACGTTAAATTTGTTCAGGAAGATTACTGCtattttccaaatattaatcGTTGTATAATACTGCGAAAACCATAGCTTGAATTTTCAACCTGTGAAAATTTCATAGAGTTAGTCTCAGATTTTTTTGGTCGCATGGAAGGGCGTTGTCAGCAGCGCAAGGAGACTTGTCTTTACTCTTTTACCgtttttactttgttgtttCATTGTCTTAGATTGGTTGTTTAGCGAAAAAATACAGGACCAAGTCCAGAATCTGATTAAAACAGCATTAAACCCAAATCATAAATCTGTTTATAAAAGTATTTGAAAGCtaacttttaatttatgtttaagCTTAAGAAAAATGTCGGCCAATAGACCGCCAACAAGTTCAACCGCAGAAAACAAACATACAAAGAT
Above is a window of Clavelina lepadiformis chromosome 8, kaClaLepa1.1, whole genome shotgun sequence DNA encoding:
- the LOC143469189 gene encoding regulator of G-protein signaling 8-like, whose product is MPVAIGSSDLFRLPSKRHHRQDSENSFDFSGSYKNDTSIVQKKRRSDFHPLNALKSTKTTTSVETLREFLKKKSQTMAFRAFLQKEFSEENLDFWTEVETYKKQKASKQAKLAPVIYKTYIAVNAPKEINIDSSTRRSTTHNLQHPDNTTFDLAQERVYQLMERDSFRRFLVKEWKNENEVRKSSDKLKLPAKITTKSLTSKQEHKKSKSERMSAPEVDFSLMTEANNTERRKRKFSF